TCTGTGTACAAAACACTTGAAGGCGTACGTACGGTAgagtctctgtatatgagatggaagaaatttttcccaataaaagaatttcttcaaactttggatattgatgAACAATCATCTAAggaacaaagatatgcaataaaagtaatAGGTTATCAGTATTGATAAAAGTAATCTGCCCTAGAAAACGGCATTTCCCTCAAAAATTGCCGTTTAGCGTACGACTTTAAAAGGGAAAAGACTAATTTGGTTTGGGGGAAGGAAACTACCCAGGGGTGGGTGTCGGGCGGAAACAACTGGttagttttttttccaatttttgttCCCTTTTTATATCATATGTTCCACATCGCTGCTAAATTGAAACAAGGTTAAAATAATTTTACGTTTCAAAGCATCATTAATGCGAGCGCATGTTAATGTTTCCTGTTTATATTATTGCTCTCCTTCcaaacatgtgttgaatatttctattacatgtttgacgtcgcaggagtgAAATAAATCGAAAAAGTgcaaactccacaggtcgctcaacacgacataaaaaagccattacataaatacTCGTGTAATAACGTGTTGACGTTAACGTCGTTTTAAGTGTAGGAAACGTTTGACTATAATCTGTAAAGAAAGGAGGTATCATAAAAGcatgtgataaaaaaatattacatttgcgtCGTTCCATACTGATTTAATTAAACTCGATCGAATGCTCAGTAGCGTCTCGCATTTTATTAAATCATTcaatttgtttaataaattcgGTATGAAAAAGACATTCGTGTAACATCCTCTATGTGCATGGTTGGACCGTTATTTCTTGTGTCAGCCTTATTTAACCACGCCCGAAGAGGAAGCCAACCAAATTATATTATTTAACtacatgtatgtttttctttacttttgtaaAGTAATTGTTAGTTTCTAGACACTTGGCATCCTCTCAGTGCAAGTATAAAACCTGGATGTTTTGCGCTTCCGTAGCAGTGAGCCAACTATCGATGTCAGACACACCAGCTCATACAAAAACTAATGTTGGTGTTCATGTTGCTCATATACATTTAGAATCAGTACacttttgttactatatttagtagcAAATGCAATAATACGTTACGTTAAGAATCAAAACACTTGTGTTACTATATTTAGAAGCATATACCACGTAATGTAATAATATCATAGAGGATTAACCGTCACGAGTTAAGTATGGTTTTGTGCTTCTCCCAATTGCAGGTCGTCATCAGTGCCTAAGAAAGTTACGACGACACACTTGATTAACTGTTTGTCCCACTGGAACTCTGGTTGCTACTAACACTCCAAAGTTAACAAAAACTTTGCCGTCCTTGGGGACGCGGATGTATACCATTCCGATGACCGATGTTTCATTTCTGGCTAATAGCATTTTACCTTTTGTTTCACCATTATCAGCTTTGCGATTTTAAAGTTTGGTGTCTTTTCTATCAAGATTGTCGCAGCTGTGATACGCGCTGTTTTCTGCTCTGACGTCAGTCAGTGAGGTTGCCATCTTGTGCAATCTGTCTCATGACCAACTTACTCGTAACAATCGTATGTACGGACCATTCACTGATTCTAATATCATGTGCTATCTCCTTGCAGGTTGATAGTCTATCAGAGACAAAAATTACTTTCTCTTCCCAAGCATTTTCAACTGGTCGCCACGGACTGTGCTTTGATTGTACACCGTATCGCccatctttaaaaagaaatctataCACTGCATCTTGTGCGAGTGCATCTTTTCCACAAACACACTGAAGCGTTTCAAATATTTCCACACTCGATTTCCTTAAGAAAAATGCTATGTTATTGTAAGCTCTGCTCCTCTACCTTGAACGTGACCACGGCTTAACGAATGACTGTGAGCGACGAGACGTTATGAGAAATAAAGGCATGTTGTTCTCACATGACATCACACTTCTATTGCTAATTGGCTAAATCAGGTATATGTAAAGTATGAATACACTCGATTAATAAGGAAGTGCTGTATAAATTCCCACCATCTAATGGATGAGCCTCGTAGgtaaataaatttattgaaaagtgtaaatcaaaatagtttcaaaataattttgtatcTCACTGCCGGAGACTCATTTCAGTGCTAACTATCAAACAATCATAGTGTATTATAAGGTATCTTATTGAATAGTCATTTGAACATGTGGAGGAATATATATACGTTTGtacatatatatgaataaatgacaataaaaacAGACGAATGAATAAAGAGttaaaccgtgtctgctattattcttcttggttgatTTCTTTGcttacaaaggatctttttacagatttaattagaTGTAATACCTGGGATATTTCTTTGTCAGGCAAAACACAAAATTCATATTTGCATTGTGTGGCAATGAAACACTTTCTTTTTACGTTTACTCGTCATCTCAAATACTGTACAATGTTCTCTGCTGGAACATTACTATTTTCAATACTCACActtaatcgtttttttttctgtttaaaaatagtatatataatattattaataactGTATGTCTTCtaagaaatatttcagtttcaacaTTTGTCTTCTGAAGTCCCGAAACGCTCTAACGCTAGTTTCTCTAACTCTTTCCAATACGTTTTGCCACTTCTTGTTTCAGAAAACTTCTCAAAGAACATGTAAAATTTCGGAAGAAAGGTGAAAAGCCCTGGTTTATCGGCATGATATTCACGGCAGTAAGTTTGGACATCTGTTTCGGTTACTGTAAATCCTGGTTTCCTTATCACGCATGCACACAAAACCTGATAGTATACGTCATCTGGTACTGGTACTATGACTACTAAATCGATACCAGGAAATGATTTCATGACGTTTTCAAGGATTTCAGGAGCTACAGTAAAACCATCCGAAATAATCATGTTTGATTTCCGACCCTCTACAAAGAATTGGCCGTGTTCCGTCATCCGGCCGATATCGTCAGTTTTATACCATCCGTCTGGGGTTTTAACCGCTTTTGTCTCTTCAGGATCATTAAAGTattctttaaacataatttcagtTCGAACATATATTTCTCCTCTATGGTTGACGGGAACAATTTCACCATTCTCGTCAACGATTTTCACTTCCAATCTTGGGTAATTGACAGCCTTTCCGCACCCAAATTCATCGAAATCATCTGGATCCATAATTGTTGCCTCCGTCACCCCAGAAGATTCTGTTCCACCATAAAAGCACAGTAAATATTTGCAAGCTTTACCAACACATGTAGCAAGTCTTCTCGTAAGAGGTTGTCCTGCGGTTACAATAGCTTCCACAGGCCAGTCATCTGGCAAATTGTCctggaaaaataaatgaaataaaactaagaatgtttgtattttgttatgAAGTTAAGTAAATGTATTCAATATTGTACATTAATAATAACTACATCAAACTGATTGGCATTTACATACTAGATTTTCCCATACTAAATAGACTTTTTGACCTAAAATACTTGCATTGGATGTGGAAGAATTATCGTAAACAGCTTTTCATCCTTGCAGAATCTGCTTTTCTGGTATATTCAGCGAACAACGCATATTTATGTAGGACCCCATTTCCTTCCCACCTACAGTCTCCATGCTGACGATGAAATAACACCAGTGTATACGAGTGTGGTTTGATACAGCGTTAACAATACCAACTGTGTTTGAATTTTCAAAGTAAATTAAAACCTCCTTGTAGTCAATGAAAAGAAATGTGCTTAATCAATAATAGTTTCTACGGAAGTGAGTTAGTCACATAATTTTCCGAATTTTTATTGTAACTACATCAAACTGGTTTGCTTTGACTTATaacttatattgaaaataaagacTTGATCGACTAACCaatacgttttattttcattggAAAAACAATCTTCACAGGAGCCCTTAGCTATACAGCCATTAGATTagtctttaattatttaaatatgaaaCAGCAGAAATGACTTAGGGTCATTAGACCTAATTCAGAGAAATGAAGACAGCAAAATTGTATTatcaatttattattatacctGCTTTTTTATAATCTCTTACATCAAAGGTGGTAGAGCAAACACCATGGAACATCTTTCTCTTTCTATAActtcaatcataaatgaaatcctATCCTTTGGTGGATCACAAAACTCGGACAATGTCACCCTTGTTTGACCGCTCAGAGCGAAAAATGGATATCCCCCGCCCCAGTTAAATGGCCGGTCGTTGAACAGGATGTACTTGTCTTCTATCATCTCAAGTGCATGTGATTCCACTAATTTCATTGTGCTAAGATGCACTTGCGCTACAAGCTTTGGTACACCTGTACTTCCTGACGTTTGAAATAGTCCGTAAAAGTCTTTAGGGTCTATGTAGGGAAGCTCTATGTCAGTATGGTATTCGTCTAGAAGGTCTCTGAAGTCTTTTACATTTGAAGCATCTGGCTCGCTGTCGAACGCAACACctaacaaatatcttaaataagGCATTTTCTTACTTCGAACTTTACCGTCAGCCTCATATTTGTCAAGAAGCCTCCGTAGAATGTTCCAGTTAATGCTTTCTAGTCCAGGATCTAGAACTAGTAGCGAACATTTCTCCAGCTTTTCCATCATTGCGATAATGTCGTTTCCATCTGTGTACGTAATACTGACAGGGATTGCTCCAGCCATCATTGCTCCAAATGTAGCAAACAACCATTCTGGACAACAACGCAAATTTATAGCGATAATTTCCTCTTTCCGAATTCCCAAATTAATAAGAGATTTTGCTACTTTGCAACACTTTTGTTAAAGCTCCGACCACGTGACAACATCGCGACTTCCGTCCGTTGACACAAAATAAAAGATTCGCCTTCTCCCTTTGTCTCTGAGAAGTACTTTAATACCCCCGGGATCGTATCGTGTTTTAATTCAAATGGAGGACGGTTAATTTTAACATAACTCTTCGTAAATATTTCCTCCATTTTACTTTTCACGTGAAGTCACTCTGAAATTCCTCAAATCCACGTACAGGATTAACACACATTTCAATGACCGATAATATAAATCTGCATACTCATGTGATTAGAGATAACAGAAGGAACAAATTTACATAACGTGATCCAGTTTTAGAACTCCTTTATCTGTCTTTAtctgtttttatgatatttgcacATATAAAGTCTGTTTATTTTCTATCAGTTggtttaaagataaaatacatcACGAGTAGCGTGGCCATGAGTTGTTTTATACGATTATATGAAAATAAGAGCTATAACTTTAATTACAGATTGAAACCAAGTGGTTCAATCGCAGACAGGGTTTATGAACGGTAATGAAAAGAACAACCTCCAACCCATCCCCTATTATTCACTAACGTTAAAGGGATtgcattatttgaaatattttcataatcaaAACTTGAACATAATATCGTAGACTGTAATCCGATATTCAACAATGTTCAGTTCGTCATTCAGTGTAAATGCAGGTGTGCAAAtctatgttaaagcaggacacgattGAACACCATTTCtatggaaaaatttttaaaagtcgtatatttcatatatacgggaaatatacatatatgtatattcggcgtatacgggattccgtatatgcatgacaagtatacggacttcccgtatactagatgttccgaatacgggatcgtatattaggtccgtatatttgtaatatacatcccgtatacttccgtattttcgaaatatacgggaccgtatactcctgTATAGTGACCCTTTTTACGTAGTGATATACAGCATAGAAATCTGGATCACGTTTATAACTTTTCATACTGATTTTAATACTCTTTATATTCTTTaccctgaactactgacctactttcttgtttttgaaggtacagaccaccagtttaatttttaaacagatttcagtagttattttgaataatctttaccaagACCTACTCACCTAGgttttgttagtgaagcttaagcaaagaaatttgtttaagcatgcaactaaactcaggtgagcgatataaggccatcatagccctcttatTTCAGTTAGGTTCTAATTTGGCCATAACTGTCTAGGAAAAGTAAGAAAGTGGAAACTTTAATGTATGCTACCGGCACTGATGTGTCTAGAATATCTTGATACGGACAGAAGCGTCAGTTTTTAAGACTATAAGACTTAGTGATTAATGAAGAGTCAGACTATGAGTTACAATACCATGTTATAATATCTCAGAGTAGTGTAGCATACGCGAGTCAATGAAACCGTATTACAGGACAACTTTTTTCTTTAAGACTGCCTTTCACTTTGATAATGCACAACTGTATGTATAAAGATTATATAAATTGAGACGTGAGAACAGAATATAAACATATATCTAATAAATAAATCTAATTATACATCATATGCAATACTTTTCTATAGCCATATGTTTCTATATGATTTGCGGAAAAATAGCCTTACTTTATGGCGTccatgtttattgtttgtttgtttgtttgtttgtttgtttgttttgggtttaacgccgtttttaacagtatttcagtcatgtaacggtgggcagttaacctaaccagtgttcctggattctgtaccagtacaaacctgttctccgcaagtaactgccaacttccccacatgaatcagaggtggaggactaatgatttcagacacaatgtcgtttattaaatagtcacggagaacatacgcccagcccgaggatcgaactcacgaccccgcgatccgtagaccaaagcctactgaactaagcgggcgggctttggcGTCCATGTCTAACAATTTAACAGCtctgtgttattttattttctggtcctttgggatcacggagaGTATTAATTTTATcacaatagaattccgcttaggCCGGGCCATGGAGATGTTGCATATTCATAacttgtcatgaacagactcaatcaaacttaGTCTAGTTGCTTGTTATGTTTCCAAAGGACCATTACATAGTACAGACAATGGTTTTTATATGTTCAATGTTCAGTATCGTTACCTCAGGGCATTGTCAAAGAATCACTTATCCATCTTTTGCGCTAAGGCGAAGATACGGAaccttgaaataaaaatattagccAGTTGATATTTTATGAGAAGTATTAAATTTCTGCTTCTTTTCTTCGTGACTTATTCAGCAGATAAACGTTTTGACAACGTTAGttttaatatgaataaaattatgtatCATATTATAACTCACTATTTCACTTTGGTTTTTACTTCTACTTACAATCaatttagaaattgaaagaattctttcaaaattttgaaagatgTGACCCCTGTACATGACCTTTCTAGTTGATATATCAGGTAGATCACTTGAAAGGGTAGTTTTTTATACTTTTGTtctgtaattgaaaaaaaaacttcatggtTATTGCATGCGTAGACAATTGCAACGACTCAATCATTATCATAGTTACTTTTGTTGATTAATCCATAACTGGTGATAAAgacatttagatataaattaatactCATTTGCTGCAATTTATTTACAAACGATATCAGCCTGccccagccaaaaaaaaaaaaacacggtcAATCTCATTCTGTGTTGCGGTATAACTTTTGTTATAGACTTCGTGCTAAAAAGCTTTTGgtcattttaatttacatttcaaaacaagaaaactttaaattgattttataacttacagaaatttatttcaattaGTATAATCTGGACAAAAAAATCACCATGGTTAAATTgaattgttttgtcaaaattggcATCATTACTCGTATTGTTGTAATTTCTGACAGTAATGAAATTTCtttgaatgttttatttgaaGTTGCCATAAAGTTAATCAAAACGCGAGAAGAAAAATCATCATAATGAAAAGCATTACGCTACGGCCTATCTCCTAGGTTAAACAATTTGAGTTTTAAGACCTCCTTTGATAGGGATCAACTTAAAAATCGTGTTCACAAACAACAATTTACAATCTTACTACCCTACCTTTTCATTAGATCGTATTGTGATTTTTATCTCGAGTCTAACTTTCAGttatttgtatgaaatatgaACATTCACAATTTCGTTTGtttcaaagtacaaaatgtatataaaacaagacatatctttaaaaaataatggcCAGCGAATTGTAGTAAgaaaagaagtttatgaggttttcatatcatttatgTTATTCTTTCATCtatatatcattttgtaaatagcaaaactaaacaccacacttcaACAATGTAAatagttctcttttaatttttcacatagGTTTCGTAGGTGTGCACTTTtgtttcgttattttttttttcgtttattctACGACTAATAATTACAGCAATGGTCTGGAAGACACCTCTCTACACAGAAAACTTTAATCGATCGGTAAATCACATTCTtacagaccgtattcagctctttctgtaaatttatatatgttggtatttgaacaggtttatattacagtttttaaacttatcatttttaagatatatcaatattctttctaaatatactgagcgaaaacGTAGCTTtgaaactgtaaacagcgtcattaaggaTAAACACTGTCTGATATTTCATTCAGCGTTGCACAATCAATAGAGTGTAAAATATAGACACCCTATTCCAATCaggcagtgttgcataaatctttcatgcTGATAAATTATCTACAAGTAAAAGAGTtactgcaagatgcagcaaaaggaaactccgcgccaaacatgGCAGTATATTGGTGTCTTTGATGTAGACACTAGGCAAACAGTGATttggtttcatgaatgttggacaaagaggcgtgaaactcacagtttaaaagaaaaaaacaatgtgGCTATTTAGAGTACCAATGGCATAATTTAACCTTGAACTATTATGCCATACACAAGTAAAACTAAAAGGTAGAGGGAGCCTAATGGAATCGGCAGTATTCGGGCGAAGTCGTTATTTTCCGTGGCGTGATCGGAAGATTTTTGTAGTaattaacattttgattttttgaaaataaaaacggaataaaaatccaatacattgacagtt
This Mercenaria mercenaria strain notata chromosome 17, MADL_Memer_1, whole genome shotgun sequence DNA region includes the following protein-coding sequences:
- the LOC128549969 gene encoding uncharacterized protein LOC128549969 — protein: METDNLPDDWPVEAIVTAGQPLTRRLATCVGKACKYLLCFYGGTESSGVTEATIMDPDDFDEFGCGKAVNYPRLEVKIVDENGEIVPVNHRGEIYVRTEIMFKEYFNDPEETKAVKTPDGWYKTDDIGRMTEHGQFFVEGRKSNMIISDGFTVAPEILENVMKSFPGIDLVVIVPVPDDVYYQVLCACVIRKPGFTVTETDVQTYCREYHADKPGLFTFLPKFYMFFEKFSETRSGKTYWKELEKLALERFGTSEDKC
- the LOC123536974 gene encoding uncharacterized protein LOC123536974 — encoded protein: MMAGAIPVSITYTDGNDIIAMMEKLEKCSLLVLDPGLESINWNILRRLLDKYEADGKVRSKKMPYLRYLLGVAFDSEPDASNVKDFRDLLDEYHTDIELPYIDPKDFYGLFQTSGSTGVPKLVAQVHLSTMKLVESHALEMIEDKYILFNDRPFNWGGGYPFFALSGQTRVTLSEFCDPPKDRISFMIEVIERERCSMVFALPPLM